The sequence TTGGAAGTATCGTACTAACCTGATTCCCCGCAGACTAACGCTGAACAGCACACGTTTTCTCCGGGTGGCCGGGCACGACAACCTGGTGGTGGTGGATTTGGGAGTCGTGGACAGACGCGCAATCTGCATCGTAACGACCCTTCTATGCATCTGCACTGTAAACATGGCTCAGAAGTTGTAATCGTAGCACCTTCTTGATACCGACGGCTCTCAAATCTGCAGCCTATCAACCAACaagaattattatgatttttatttttaaatatatcaatattCGTGGCGTATtcgtaattgatttattttgtttttctactCGTttggaatatatttattttgacattttcttttttaaaaaagaagaaaaaccttTAACTCATTAAAGGTCTCTGAACTGCGACAGTTTCACTTTTTACCTTTGACCACTGACTTAATGACCTGTCAAATCTCTCACCTGGACTCACAGCTTTTTCTCTGACCTTTGAAATGTTACAATCATGTTTCAAGTTCAGAATTCTTTTGTTTTCCGATTGGCTTATATCTAGGGGTTTGGTACTAAACTATATAGGAGTGCTGGACAATCATATCGTCCACCATGTTTATACTTTATGCCAAGTTTAAACAGTCAACTTTGGCCTTTGAAGTGCATCAAAATCTAGAAACAGTCAACCAAGTGGAGTTTGctcatttaagattttttcagttaataatttgtACATATTATATgacgaaaatgataaaatttactgtcattatataaaatttgttgaggCATTATTCATCCTCATATAAAAACAagagaaaattcttgaatttaataaaatgcatttcatttaaaaagaaggaTTCCCGCTAATCACAATTTTTTCTATGATCATGAATTATTCTGTtggagttgaattttaatcaattattttctttgtgaACTATACACATTTTATTGATTCAATCTATACTTCTTACTTTAGCCTTTACTCGCATACATGAGATATATGATTATATccagaaaatgcaaattttcctttaacgaaACCATAGCAATTAATATAATTACGTCTACAAAATCAtgatttatttcacaaaatatatttgttcaactaccaaaatttttttgtgtacaaaatatttgtcttgggtgcatgaaactttttgattgaattaagcAAAGgatccaataaaataatttggttggaTGATCTGAAcgggtttttttcttaaattctatggCAACACAAAAATTGTATGGGGGAACAAAACTTTTGTTCATCcaatgaaacatttttctcagtgcaatacaattgtataataaagcGTGAATTATCTAGAGAGGGATAGTTGACAatcaaaactttttgtttgatgAATCATCCAAATTTTACGAAATGATCCCCGAAaacgaaacatttgaaaatttaaagtattcagtTTTGAATACAAGTCCGAATAATTGTacattcaaggatttcagatttATCCagttaatttaaatcataacttaACGAgcgatgaattaaattaaaagttaataataaattaaagaataaatgattaatttggaattaaaagccttgaaatttagaaaaagtgttcaaagttgaattgtatacattaacaattgaatattttaaacataggTTTAACATTGAGGAatgtcagaataaaaaaatactgataaatatttaaaattttactataaattcAGACTGGAAGTCTGAAAAATTTACTAAATGTTATGTTACTTTTGACGTTTACTTGTCATTTTTTGGacagaaacgagaaaaaatatacCTTGAACCGTGTTTTTACATGCATTCTTATAATCTCTCTTTTCATCGACTGTTATTCCAGGTTTTTTCTCGTTTCTCGAGAAAGGGACTAATATTCGtccaaatgaatgaaaaaaattaataattacactGGTCGATactaagaaaataaaagaaaatttgaataattccaaGAAGGAATTAAAAACTGTAAGCTTTTGAAATTGTTGCCTTCCGGATCAACAGGTGTGACTTagcttttataattaaattgttctatttcCGGCTCTAGCATTTTCAAGGAAAGGAAAGTTTGCTGTTTTGAAGCAATATGAATACGCTTAAGACAATGAAACTTCATTTCTTCAACTCCATGCTGCCATCTAAATGTAGGTGTCATTTTCGTCAATAATAAGATAATGGCTACGAGATATACAAGCAACACGTATACAAAATTCTCTCAGTTACAGCTTAAGAATTTCGACAAAATCAGTTATCTGTCTCGAGCAAAATGGAGATGTATACTTATACGTTGTTCTTCACTTTTGTGATATTTCTCAATTATGTTGGTAAgtacaataaaataacaaataagttATTATAATATCGTATACATCCATAAAATAACTATATTAAAagagttttttgttgttgtaaatattaaattaaaataactttgaaactaTGGAACCATATGCTACTATCATACAGGGTGCCACAAAAGTAACAAGGAACCTGATCGTGACCTTACTTTTCAACTTGAgaatgaccttcaaggttatttcagagttaaattttttttaaacggaaacgCCTCTTTTTGACACGGGAattcgaaagaacggaaaattttacattcatgTATGTACTTAGGTAATATGGTCCGGATGACCTTAAAAGTCACTCTAAGGTCATTTTAACTCAAACAATGTTTTGAAAAACGAAAGTCACATTTATCACATACATATTCAGTGTCAGCGACCTCAAAACCCCTTGGGTTATGTTTTTCGTTAACACTAAAGAGTAACCTCACTTACCCGACCTGATCGTTCGTGACCTTCGAACGGCTTTCAGGTCATGTAAGGTCTCATTAACGCGTGATACTTACATAAATTTCTTCGTTATGGATTACTTTCCAATAATGCTGTTCTTAGTGCCATCAAAACATTGTTTGAGTAAAAATGACCTTAAGCTTACCTTTAAGATCATCCGTTCTTTCGATTGACGGTGTAAAAAAGGggcgttttcattttaaaaaatttgaattaaaaataactttgaaggTCATCCTCAAGGTCAAAACTTAGTTGATATATATTGcactttcaagaaagtagttcaattttcgaccaaaaaagacgaattttttactaaaagaggtgaattctgaactaaaGAGTTGAGTTTCAAGCTGAAAAatagaatgttttagaaaatagttgactttcaaatacgaaaatatgaattttcaaccaaactgtttttctagacaaaaactaattttatgtcaacagttgcatttacagccaaatggttgaattttcaagcaaaatagacgaatttttaactaaatacttaatCTTTAAGCCAACAAAATGCATTTTCACGAGACAATTGAATTAACGACCAGAaactttactaccaaaaaaaatttccatgaaaaagggtaattttcaatcccaaaagacgaattttcaacatagtagttGAAATTTCGAATAGAAAATATGACCTActaacaagagttaaattttcaacaaaataattacattttcaataaattaatagaattttgaaccacatagttcaattttcgacctaTTAAGATGAATTTTCCGATTAGCCGAAAAAAATCGGCTATTCGTAATGAAATTTCGGTTCACGTAGCCACGGCCAATaataaacgaaaaagattaaacttcaaaaagttaaattaaaagtaaaaaagacgaaattttagatcacaattcatttttcaaaaagaaaaggaCCTATGTGTATTTTACAACCTATATCAATTTTGATCCCTATGTCAATTTTGAGCCCTTCATCAAATTCAGGCGACGTCCAATTTTTGGCCTTTGTAAATGTTGGGTCCTATACCAAATTTGGGCCTGGTGGCTATTTTGGGCCTTATGACAGTTTTGGACCTTGTCTAAATTTTGAGCTCTGTGTCAAATTCAGGCGTTATGTCAAGTTTGGGTTCTatgtaaattttgtattctttgtcGGTTTTGGGTCCTATGCTaccctaaaaagacgaatattcgataaatcatttaaaatttcaacaaaataattaaattttcaacaaaacagtttaatttttaacaaaatgtttaaagttttatgGAAGTAGTTGAATATTGGAAAAAGAATGGAATGTTTcaccaaatcattgaatttaaaactgaaatcctgaatcttaaaaaaataatattatgacaaaaaagttcaactttaaaccaagtattacctacttggtttaaatttatttaaatttatttgttttcgcaTCAGATTGAAACTTGGCTGGAATATAGTTCTATTGGACCTACATCAATCCACTAAACCGTAGGTTCATTTATCAACCGGTTAtcaatatacaggggcctaaAGTTTTCGCTTTTTCACGCGTTTCTCCACCTTCTCGTTATAGTAACTTCTTTTAGGGTAATCCGATTGGCCtttattatagtgttttggaaatctcttaacatGTACTTTTAGACTATTGTAACGATgcattcaaacaaacaaaaatttttttgtatcaaaattaaaattgattttttgaaaaaaaagaacattttttgtaacaaaatttctttattttaaaagataaattttttatacacttttaaatcatgtaaaaaaaGTGGTCCGCAAATTTTTGCTTGGTCAAATTTAGATATTTATACTCGAGGGTACCACGTTAAACTTACGCTGCGCTCGGGCACGAATCACGGTGTGCCTGAACATggatttaatggaaaaaaattgcaCCACAGATAttccaatgataaggacgatcagtttaacagaatattccgggtacaatcgttgcaactcccttataaggtctcgatacctctctttcttttcattctccttggcaatgatgtttttgtcagctggtgccgaaaatccaataacgaacatggttcgcttctcgaagtcaagaagaaccatgtcaggcctcgagtaagcaacagaaacaattgtcgagaatataaagttccagtatatgcggNNNNNNNNNNNNNNNNNNNNNNNNNNNNNNNNNNNNNNNNNNNNNNNNNNNNNNNNNNNNNNNNNNNNNNNNNNNNNNNNNNNNNNNNNNNNNNNNNNNNACAAAATATATCCAATAATATAACACAATTATATttgattgtttataaaatttatagaaacaaataaagttcatttttctatgtctattattcaatttcaaacgcgaCGCGAGTTGTATTCTCGGACTGCTTTTAATAAATTTGCAGGATACTTAGCATGTTCTTCTGCTACAGAATTGTAATACATGAAAAAACACTGCATgaactttttgtgtaaaatatatcCCCAAGTTATAGTAGCCTTCTTaaatgtggaaatatttttttcaaaatttgctttcaaatctaGAGAAAAACAAGAATCTACAACTGCTAGAAAGTCTTGAAAACACTTGACATATTTAAGACATttggtacttaaaaaaaaaactgttaaataaaatagacatttacgcattttttgttgtataaaatgcCTTATAATATGTAAAGTGTTTTAAagacttcacagaaaaaacagaagataaacttaacatcgatttccgacgaaagattatCTGCAACAAAAGAtcacttcacaggataaactttacacaaatagcggtttaactttcttttgtttttctatgacaaacacacgttttttgaaagacgcgaagtgggttaaacaaaactttatcgctctaaaacatttcctgcaaaaaattttattcttagttttttctgtgtttctaGCAGTTGTAGATttttgtttttctcaaatttctgtCGCAGAACAGGCTAAGCCCTGGGATTTTTTAGTGAGCAGTGCATAGAATCTGTCCATGCCGATTTCAAACAAGTTGGGGTAAATATAAAGTAGCTTATACAAATGCTTGGTATCCTGCAAATTTATTAAAAGCAGTCCGAGAATACAACTCGCAtcacgtttgaaattgaataatagacatagaaaaatgaactttatttttttctatacatttttatacaaaattaaatataattgtaaaatacttataactgctaaattgaatttttttttataatatgttgaaaatgaatGCGCATATAATGAAATCATTTCGtaactattttataattattcagtttttcaagagattaatttttaaaaattagtaataatttaacattatgtgcattttaatattattattaataataatattataatattaatattatatgattATGAAACgataataatatagttaaatgaatacaataaatataatttttatatagtaaattacttaaatttgacaatttgatatttgtaaatttcaaacGCACTTTTTTTCGAAACGGCCTggcgaaaattgttgaaattcagcaTAGATGCTTCATTTTAATGTACTAAAACATTCCCGTTGGAACATCtgtggtgaaatttttttctattaaacccATGTTCAGGCACACCGTGGAATACTGTCAGGTCTTATGTGccctaaaataatattaaactttttttagatgattatctgtgcagaaatatataaattatgtagTATAATTTatctcatatattttattttatttataatgagggtaaaaatctaaatttgacgaAGAAAACATTTTCGGCCCACTTTTAATTCGACATGATTTTAAGaagtataaaaaagctattttttgaaatagaacaaaattttcttttaatattggttttaaaagaatgaattttgattttgaaaacaaaatgttaaGTCTTTTTTAAATACACCTTTACAATAGCCTTAAAGTGcatgaaaagagctttccaaaacaCTGTAATAAAAATACAATCGGATCATCCGAAAAGAAGTTGCAGCCCAATTTTAActtgatcaaaaaaatttaattttaggtgggaacacttgacgtattcttctccatataatagttgatatttgaaatgaaaatatttatattttaaattaaaaacagttaaatttaagataaaaagacgaatttaaaaaaacagtaaaatcctcaaccaaaaagtcggGCCCAGATCTGACCCAGAATTTCCACCAAAAGTggttaatattcaaacaaaaaaaaagaaattatcaacaaataagttgaattatcaaacagaaaagatttttcagtcaagaaatagaAACTtataagcaaattgttgaattttcaaaacaaaattgtaactttgaacataaaagttgatttttaaccaactagtagaattttctacaaaataacagaattttcatctcgaaaaaatgaatttttagccaaaaagttgaatttttaactaatacgaCTATTTTTGTTAACGCTCCTTCAGCTTTAATGAACGCATTCTCATCCCGTAtatcatgcttcgcactcgagtttatccctcaaattatatatcattcccataaatgtatattgttataattcgtaacttgcacttgtattaaaacagaagaaatttcattatcccgttttaaaaaaatgcgcattctttttaaaaaatttctgttattcaACCTTTTactgcaacttttgtcgtttttccataaactgaatttaatcatttctaaTGTTCtctttatggtttaaattttccacatacggtctactgagcagcctttccgtttttaacttctaaattatgtatatatgtatatacatatatatctctttttttgttgttgttgaaaatgcattattatatttgagaaatttggaaatactgtgaaaatgttgcaacaaaaaatgtaacttttggatttcccattattttttatgctgtcgaaatttatgttttgatttatccagaatattcaaaaagttgttatgataatcttctagggtatttagaaatcaaagtttttcttctctcgccattttttcatatcgtccgttaattgacttaaaaggttcattttcgtgtattttttggaattttgtaaatgctataactctcatagtttttaattttatgaaaaagtcattagataaattttataaatactatgaataaccgtacagagaattcttgaactttgaaaaaatggtatcaaaaatattcaaaaggcgctcccttttttaaattttttccataatgtatggctaacgaacttaacatTTAGTTTAGGGcacttaaagagtgtactagaggcgaatctaatagaattattttttcaaaagttattgtgctgacagacaggcataaatacatacagaccgacagacaggcACATCTGTAAAAATCTTCTTTGAGGAtttagggagtctcaaaacgtggacatttgacaaaaactgggggggggggtgtcaaattttacacatatctaatagcttctctgatgagaatgtaaaaaaaccatttagaaaattttatttgctctaccttcggtgaaaaactgttatctatttattttggcttaacTTGTGGCGtgtgtctaaaaattgaatttttgtatttttaatatttttttataaataaaacaaaaactacgtgtccaatgaaaaagtgattaataacaaatttgtagatattttttggatgcacaatgtttgtcctatcattttttctttcctatcttgcatagtttgaccgcaaaatgcaatttaaaatttttaattagttttcgtacggtcgaaatttgaatttttcaaaaaaaatctaaaagttgatatcataatcttgtagggctatcgaaaagtaacatttttcttttcaagtacatAACGACAGaaagatagacatacagatatacagattcgtaaaaacctgtttttcagcttcagggggtctcaaaacgtggaccttttgacaaaaactagggaggttaaattttatataaatctaataccttctctgatgagcttgtaaaaatgatttatttgtcacgaataatttttgtgatagttctgtttttagtttaaatcgtaaaaaaatagcataaaaaaacattaaaagtttaatttttttaaaccccacAAACGATACGAAAAAgcaattaaaagacaaaatttctggTGAGAAAGTGCCCTCGCAGcgggtaaatttttttactgttaatgacgtttttcacgattaaagccaAAACAACGCATCCTCTTAAAAAGTGATtgctaacaaatttgtagatctttttcaaatgcacaattattctaaattcatcttgtaccgtattttgcacagtttgtccgaaaaatgtaatttttggattgttcattattttgtatgctgtcaaaatttgaatttttgatttttcaacaaaatttaaaaagttgttatgataatctcgtagtgcattcaaaaagcaacatttttcttttgtagactttttttcatatcgcgggttatttggcataaaattttcattttcgtgtactttttggaattttgtaaatgctataactctggtaagttttaattttttgaaaaaaatcataaggataaattgttcgactttttgtatactatgaacaaccgtgcaaagaatttttgaatttttaaaaaagtggtctcaaaaatattcgaaatgtacccactttttgaatttgtatccaaaatggctgcctaacgaacttgacctttagtttaggacactaaacgagtgtaccaaagggcaatctgatagattattttttcaaaagtcatcgtgttcacagacagacatacagccaggcatacacatatatacatatacacagacaggcatacagacagacagccaaattcgtaaaaacctgtttttcgtattcagggggtctcaaaatgtggtcatttgacaaaaactggtgaggtcaaattttacacaaatccgataccttctctgatgagaatgtaaaaagacttttcaacaaaatcgtgcAATGTTCAATTGAATAGTATAGAATGTTTGCCCAAATCAACATGAATTCTGTACCAAGAATATAATATAAGACTGTTCAATTATGTAGAatgaactttaataaaaaataattagattttctaaTTGGGTCCTTTAAATTCAGTTCGCATTCATgcggaaaaacgagaaaaataataagtttcttaaaaaaaaagagacaattcattcattgaaaaataagtaaagaTCTTTCTtgtgaaataaatattcttgttgatcaatttaaaaaaaattatttatattttctaagtgtGATGTCACACTCTgtattaaccccccccccccgctatttTTCACTCTCTTCTATTCCTTTTCCATTCCACCCCCTTACTATTCAAACCCCCCCTCATTAATCGACCagcgaataataaatttcatcggatcgtttgaattttttcaaaactctacctgaaatcttcttgaaatatttgaattattcgtgaaatcttttaaatctatccgaaatctttgtgaaatatttaaaaagttttgtaaaatctttgaaatctttggggaaAAATGGTGATATttctagaatatttgaaatttttgtgaaatctcagaaaaatcattgaattattggtgaaatctttgaaaatatgtgCTGAacatttgataataattattaaattattgaaataattgtgaaatccatgggaagtcattgaaatatttatgctCTCCTTGAAATTTAtctggaatttttgtgaaataattcaaatctttagtaaatctatccaaaatctttgaaatcttttagatccTTAGAAAATTATCTAAATCTTTAATGAAGTCTTTCtgatatctttggaaatctttttaaaaaaatttatcagaaatCTTGGAGAAATATCTgagattttgtgaaatcttttaaacctttaggaaatcattaacatctttgtaaaaattgtctgcaatctttgtaaaatatttgaaataatttcgaaatattcaataatattttggttaaattattgaaagctttgtaaaatctttgagaaacaattaatatatttgtgaactctttgaaatctatctgaaatttttataaaatatttttattctatccgaaatctttgctaaatatccgaaatcttttttaaatctttaagaacccattaaaatcttcgtgaaatttttgtaaaatcttgctaatatgtttgcaaaatatttgaaatatttcgtaatatttgtgaaattatttaaatctgtcggaaataattgaagtctttgtgaacattttttaatctatcataaatctttgagaaacatttcaaatcctactgaaatctttgggaaatcattgaaatcttcatgCAATCTTTGAAACCtgtaagaaatcttttaaatctatccaaagtATTGGCGAAACATTTTggccatttttttaactttggggaatcattaaaatatatgtgcactatttaaaatttatccgcaaactatgtgaaaaaataaatagaagtattcgtgaaatctttttgatcgctctgaaatctttgcaaagtatttgtaaaaacttataaatctatctaaaatctttgctcaacatttgaaatcttcacgaaatatttgaaatctttgggcaatctttgaaatctatcaaaaatccttgtgaaataattgaagattATATCAAATCTTTGGcactataaatttttattacagtatttatttttatttattatttattattaatacataatttttacataGTTTAATGTTATTATACTATGTTCAAAtggtattatttaatattataagtctATACCCCTGCTCTCATCTAGAAAAAAGGCTCCACCGTTTCCGGTTAAAAATAATACTGCATCCATAATGCCGTATCTTCAAAGCTAGAACACCCGACTGGAGCCCTGCTAGCACCTGACCAAAATTTGCTGTGCCTGGATTGGCGTTTTAATATTAACTGAATAAGCAATTATATTTAGGGTCTATTTATTCCtcaacaataacaaatttttctattttatcagGCAAATTCTTTGATAATAGTTTactatattttttcttacagaatcatTTCCAGTGCTGCCCCGAGAAACCCCAAAAGTTACACGTACTGTTGAAGTAGAATATCGGAAATTAATGGTTTACGAAAACGTAATAATTGGAGTTACCGTTAATGAAGTGATGTATGAATTTGAGACGCCGTTGCCACGTCGTAAGTGTAACCTTTAGATACTTTGCAGAAAAAAAACCTTAATCTGAATCCGCTCCTCGGGTTTTATATATAATGTTGTTTACTCGCAGTAAAGAGCCTAGAGACACATGTTACTATCAAACGATCTTAAATAAGTTTTAgtatgtatacattttttgaaccaatacaaaattttttggattcgaaacaaaaaattccaaatttaatttctttgaaaattattatagtaGTATGAAAAGTTAGCATACTTTAGTGAACCTGaagtgatgattttttttttcttcaaatgaattAATGACTAGGTATATTTTTCTCATTGGATCAGGTCGAGATCCAGTGCTGCAAACGAAACATCCACCATCAGACGATCAAGTATATCTTCCTGATGGTGCTGAAGTGATTCGTAACCGCCATGAACCCCCTATTGGAACAATTCAAAACAGGCAAATTCATAAAATGGATACATCAGAAATTGAGGAACCTCAGCATCTTGATTTAGTTATGTTCCATGAAGCTCCTGTTGCAGTATATGATCACGATCACTGGCGCGCAgcggtaatttaaaaactaaaatacattCTAAAACTAAATACAACTAAACTAAATAGAATTCTACTTAAAGCGCGATTTCTCTCCAATTAAGGGATATTTTAAggcttaataaaatgtttttcaacccgaattaattgaattaaaaattttctgcgcTTGAATCCACCtgctaaaattaacttttctaagaTTATTGTGGTTTCTTTTTTACACCACTATAAACAATTGTAAGTGTTCCGAAAATGAATCACAATATATATTTTGCATGGCTAATGTAGACTAATCTACTTAGTATCTTTTCTTAGCCACCTGCATACAACTTAAAATAAGTAGTTTTTAATTACATAACTAATCAAACTAAAACAAAGCTGTTCTTATTTGCCACCAGGTCGAAATAAAAAGGATACACCG is a genomic window of Belonocnema kinseyi isolate 2016_QV_RU_SX_M_011 chromosome 8, B_treatae_v1, whole genome shotgun sequence containing:
- the LOC117178331 gene encoding uncharacterized protein LOC117178331 produces the protein MEMYTYTLFFTFVIFLNYVESFPVLPRETPKVTRTVEVEYRKLMVYENVIIGVTVNEVMYEFETPLPRRRDPVLQTKHPPSDDQVYLPDGAEVIRNRHEPPIGTIQNRQIHKMDTSEIEEPQHLDLVMFHEAPVAVYDHDHWRAAVEIKRIHRPFHILT